The following proteins are co-located in the Flammeovirga kamogawensis genome:
- the tilS gene encoding tRNA lysidine(34) synthetase TilS: MNDNPLALEDQFLTYLKSKGLDISNIKLLLAFSGGVDSVGLALLLLKHDIYFEIAHMNFQLRGEDSHGDEQFVKDFSSENNIICHIKKVDTTLEVQKSGKSTQMVARDLRYDWFKELKKQYNLDYISTAHHRSDSVETILFNLIKGTGIEGLHGIQFIRNTIIRPLLFTSKDQIKRYVEYKKQNWREDKSNQINKYARNLIRNKIIPLMREINPAVEKSIDVTSNKLSKIENVFFSNINEITSKYWKKNGDTILIDFEKYSHLEDIDIILFYQLKKYRFDFDTALNIIQSYNLNSLKFFSIDKDYVIYTHNNTLVLENNNEKELIIRQSLKIDFKEGFYSFDTNSYQTSVVTINSISSIENASIYISEKYFPITIREVNKGDKIRPFGMKNGRKKVFDLLQDENVPSYLRKKTLVIVSCNEEILSVVGIRNSEVLRIEKFPVTLMKICF; the protein is encoded by the coding sequence TTATCTTAAATCAAAAGGTCTCGATATTAGTAATATTAAACTTTTGTTAGCCTTCAGTGGAGGCGTAGACTCTGTTGGTCTGGCTTTATTGTTATTAAAACATGATATCTACTTTGAGATTGCACATATGAATTTTCAACTCAGGGGTGAAGATAGTCACGGAGATGAGCAATTTGTAAAAGACTTTTCTTCTGAAAATAATATAATTTGTCATATTAAAAAAGTTGATACTACTTTAGAAGTTCAGAAATCTGGCAAATCAACTCAAATGGTGGCTAGAGATTTAAGGTATGATTGGTTTAAGGAGTTGAAAAAGCAGTACAATTTAGATTATATTTCTACTGCACATCATAGGTCTGATAGTGTAGAAACAATTTTATTTAATTTAATTAAGGGTACAGGAATAGAAGGTTTACATGGTATTCAATTTATTAGGAATACTATTATTCGACCTCTTTTATTTACATCAAAAGATCAGATAAAGAGGTACGTTGAATACAAGAAGCAAAATTGGAGAGAAGATAAATCGAATCAAATCAATAAATATGCTCGTAATTTAATTCGGAATAAGATAATTCCATTAATGAGAGAAATTAATCCAGCTGTTGAAAAAAGCATTGATGTAACTTCAAATAAACTATCGAAAATAGAGAATGTATTTTTTTCGAATATAAATGAAATTACATCAAAGTATTGGAAAAAGAATGGGGATACAATCTTGATTGATTTTGAAAAATATAGTCATCTAGAGGATATAGATATTATTCTATTTTATCAACTAAAAAAATATAGGTTTGATTTTGATACTGCACTTAACATTATTCAGTCTTATAATTTGAATAGTTTAAAGTTTTTTTCAATTGATAAAGACTACGTAATCTATACACACAATAATACGTTGGTTTTAGAAAATAATAATGAGAAAGAACTAATTATTAGACAAAGTTTAAAAATTGATTTTAAAGAAGGGTTTTATTCATTTGATACAAATTCTTATCAAACTTCTGTAGTTACAATTAATTCTATTTCATCTATAGAAAATGCATCAATTTATATTTCAGAAAAATATTTTCCAATAACGATTAGAGAAGTTAATAAAGGTGATAAAATTCGTCCTTTCGGAATGAAAAACGGTAGAAAAAAGGTTTTTGATTTACTCCAAGATGAAAATGTACCTAGTTATCTTCGAAAAAAGACATTAGTTATAGTATCTTGTAATGAGGAAATTTTGAGTGTAGTTGGAATTAGAAACTCAGAAGTGTTAAGAATTGAGAAATTTCCTGTTACTTTGATGAAGATTTGCTTTTAA
- a CDS encoding Crp/Fnr family transcriptional regulator: protein MSKFTPHLHLRHYTKGEVIFFRDDPSQALYLINSGIITLNIDIEDKFEDLVHLKATDTFGDNAILEGTSRPYNAVCFSDHADVYVIPSAVIHDIFEDDIKIQAKMMSSMAEIYDRFTGHLFRAYKESFGFFDLGRAFMPF from the coding sequence ATGTCAAAATTTACACCTCACTTACATTTAAGGCATTATACTAAGGGCGAGGTGATTTTTTTTAGAGACGATCCCAGTCAAGCACTTTATTTAATTAATAGTGGGATAATTACTCTCAATATTGATATTGAAGACAAATTTGAGGATTTAGTCCACTTAAAAGCAACCGACACATTTGGAGATAATGCAATTCTTGAAGGAACGAGTAGGCCATATAATGCAGTGTGTTTTTCAGACCATGCAGATGTATATGTAATTCCGAGTGCAGTGATTCATGATATTTTTGAAGATGATATCAAAATACAAGCAAAGATGATGTCGAGTATGGCTGAAATTTATGACAGATTTACAGGACATTTATTTAGGGCATATAAGGAATCTTTCGGCTTTTTTGATTTAGGAAGGGCGTTTATGCCTTTTTAG
- a CDS encoding COX15/CtaA family protein has product MKKEKTTNNGNLYRKFGVITIIAVFFLILVGGVVRSTGAGMGCPDWPKCFGTWVPPTDVSQLPADYKTIFAVQGREIADFSAFKTWVEYTNRLVGVLIGFLIFLTLLFSLPFRKTDPTVTSFSFLAFVLVGFEGWLGSKVVSTDLHPVLITAHMLVALVIVGVLIYAVARSHKKDLNYQDPSNLNQLNKWIAIILSLSFLQIVLGTQVREAIDIIAKSLGEEQRNLWIDELGVTFYIHRSFSIVVGIINILFVQRVIKNTAPKHPARLWSKVMLALIGIVVLSGAIMGHFGIPAVLQPVHLLLGSLIVGCQFYIALLVNHSRVLGSNSNSTLKYQHQATT; this is encoded by the coding sequence ATGAAAAAAGAGAAGACAACAAACAACGGAAACTTATATCGAAAATTCGGAGTAATTACTATTATTGCGGTTTTCTTCCTAATTTTAGTTGGTGGAGTAGTAAGAAGTACAGGAGCTGGTATGGGATGTCCAGATTGGCCAAAATGCTTTGGAACTTGGGTGCCTCCAACAGACGTAAGTCAGCTACCAGCTGATTATAAAACTATATTTGCAGTTCAAGGTAGAGAGATTGCAGATTTTTCTGCATTTAAAACATGGGTGGAATACACTAACAGACTAGTTGGTGTTCTAATCGGTTTTCTGATTTTTTTGACTTTACTTTTTTCTTTACCCTTTAGAAAAACAGATCCAACAGTTACATCATTTTCTTTTTTAGCTTTTGTATTGGTTGGGTTTGAAGGTTGGTTAGGTAGTAAAGTTGTAAGTACAGATTTACATCCTGTATTAATAACAGCACATATGCTAGTAGCACTTGTGATTGTTGGTGTATTGATTTATGCAGTCGCAAGGTCTCATAAAAAAGATTTAAACTATCAAGACCCATCAAATCTAAATCAATTGAATAAGTGGATTGCAATAATCTTATCTTTATCATTTTTACAAATTGTTCTAGGTACTCAGGTAAGAGAAGCTATTGATATAATTGCTAAATCATTAGGAGAAGAACAAAGAAATTTGTGGATAGATGAATTAGGTGTCACTTTTTATATTCATAGATCTTTCTCAATAGTCGTTGGAATTATAAACATCCTGTTTGTACAACGAGTTATTAAAAATACAGCTCCAAAACATCCTGCTAGACTATGGTCCAAGGTGATGCTTGCATTAATTGGTATTGTAGTATTGTCAGGAGCAATAATGGGGCATTTTGGAATTCCAGCCGTTTTACAACCTGTACACTTGTTACTAGGTTCATTAATTGTTGGATGTCAATTCTACATTGCACTTTTAGTTAATCATTCAAGAGTACTAGGGAGTAATTCTAATAGTACTTTAAAATACCAACATCAAGCAACAACTTAA
- the cyoE gene encoding heme o synthase: MVVAESKDIIADVPQRKSRVKDFYDLLKVRLTGVVVFSGIFGYLLGTTEISITAMIALAVGSFLITGSANTINQIIEKEHDKLMKRTKNRPIPLGIISRKEAGIYAFVLAVLGTVIMLYFLNGFATLLSLASLVLYGFVYTPLKRITPLSVLVGAFPGGFPPMIGWVAATGFVGMEGLILFALQFMWQFPHFWAIAWVADKDYKNAGFKMLPFNGDKNVNTAVQISIYTMFLIPIGFLPTQFGMTGITSGIIASLAGAAFLYQTFGLIKEKTDKAALKIMFTSFIYLPIVQIVYLIDKI; the protein is encoded by the coding sequence ATGGTAGTAGCAGAATCTAAAGATATAATTGCAGACGTACCGCAAAGGAAAAGCAGAGTAAAAGATTTTTATGACCTACTAAAGGTTCGCTTAACTGGCGTTGTCGTTTTTTCTGGAATTTTTGGTTACTTATTAGGAACAACAGAAATATCAATAACTGCAATGATTGCATTGGCAGTTGGTAGTTTCTTAATAACAGGTTCCGCAAATACAATAAATCAGATTATCGAGAAAGAACACGATAAGTTGATGAAAAGAACAAAAAACAGACCTATTCCTTTAGGAATTATTTCTAGAAAGGAGGCCGGTATATACGCTTTTGTTCTTGCCGTTTTAGGAACAGTAATAATGCTATATTTCTTAAACGGGTTTGCTACGTTATTATCTTTAGCTTCTTTAGTTTTATATGGCTTTGTATATACCCCTTTAAAAAGAATAACACCATTGTCAGTTTTGGTAGGTGCTTTTCCAGGTGGTTTTCCTCCAATGATTGGTTGGGTAGCTGCAACTGGTTTTGTTGGTATGGAAGGACTCATATTATTTGCTTTGCAATTTATGTGGCAATTTCCTCACTTCTGGGCTATTGCTTGGGTTGCTGATAAAGATTATAAAAATGCTGGTTTTAAAATGTTGCCATTTAATGGTGATAAAAATGTAAACACAGCAGTTCAAATATCAATTTATACTATGTTTTTAATTCCAATAGGGTTTTTACCAACACAATTTGGGATGACAGGTATTACTTCTGGTATTATTGCATCCTTAGCAGGTGCAGCTTTTTTATATCAAACATTTGGGTTGATTAAGGAGAAGACGGATAAAGCAGCATTAAAAATAATGTTTACCTCTTTTATTTATTTACCAATTGTTCAAATTGTATACTTAATCGACAAGATCTAA